A genomic window from Carassius auratus strain Wakin chromosome 45, ASM336829v1, whole genome shotgun sequence includes:
- the LOC113062795 gene encoding NHS-like protein 1 isoform X4: protein MPFPERTVEPQLVSRLRGRDGSEKSFTTPDGRRVRKPVLFSSLEEVCCHTLTGILHQLSDLSLHASDIFLGLETQAVLVTQRTSRIQVRLERLQLTVPKFDPKTIKIPVSNLDEEKKWTVHYTAPWHQQENVFLPGSRPACVEDLHRQAKVNLKTALRECDKLRKDGFRSSQYYSQGPAFSGSTNSQHEDEDIEDDDADKKSTASSGDYEKDSCQMKAQSPGELEGVEIDGQMSRSKAPPLPTPEEKMRQQARAVLTDIVPINVTAVKGCGGELRPQSMFIPGQYSTLGRVINGNSTLRQSITKDSGCQTENVKIVPPSVRRIRAQKGQGIAAQMAGISTSATNISSASDGSSHGNSIGVMAPQFGNDIQRFHSLPRGARVSLNTEHLYSSTPSRQEDSTAKATQQIRKLQVDDTVVHIRNAPRVCTQARPKSQEVRGTQREWGSVSGPACVVSPHAAYSTSFIPNATLSCSAEVIALHTTSSPGQSPLAGSPYTKARALSMVSTVNSESTSSVGTGSHTPEAGMKDTCSETGQSDSSLHSHSTLAAGTLSSEEQWIYDTPENVLPKRTLSSSCSTPVNHLYSSLERSSKGTDSSSLYSVDNDGFYTSMHLDSGLRSRSQGSGHCHGIGGRTARHSMYECLGQQEDRNSLYSDRSLSRSISLRKPKKPPLPPARTDSLRRKPKKASSPTACIGQSDISNGTLLNESLIATLQQSLQNGLKGKGSSTSPSHSPCSDYEDSWMLRSRSQSSISAGSSGVSATGMAHVYSICHVTPSQSDTSSLRSDYADSWGYYMEYPRPSEDQTQSPCTNTLSAGQVIEIANAKSLHNGNQANHPPAQEGSNVCVKPRTGTSSPDRVHRLTSPSSGYSSQSNTPTAGTPVPSFMRCMSPSGKPKPRVPERKSSLLSSVSISSSSTSLSSNTSDSNRNNVPPPPPLPAGPVALVPFNPSSFSPSLPPSSPVCTIDQKCPPPSPPLPTTPHQQASMNPPFINSSPEFPPPPPPEVFTDPVLSSLNSSFSPPPPPPPPLPSFSTIPAYSPPQNQHLPSLTPPTPSSACLKEMKGSLKPVNLERKPVSPHSEEPSQIGMPLITPFALQSVQLRPAKRPENNGVSQLARPQTPEKSQKTGHPTVPQGILCIPPNLRPSSPQKKLSMQHSQGSHVEAKPDSVISHSEQTSFLTNGSIDLDEVKVTAEVDGLETALASPEKNTTPKKKPPVVSKKPKFSLIFSSVDHVSELPRSQNDANISTTTAENLDPTPVPEQEEKTTEKDSIDISAPPKEISPTDSVTQESSQIPRTIIPDADKGTSEEEGEERDDEDVTSSTGSSGSKDDESGEVFESSTLDVSQSPSINSDSCGDMVTPTRPRTTEDLFAVIHRSKRKVLGRKESEEDRSQGPLSPSVTPSGIAPALTSPVPRQTGSIQRSLRKSSTSSDTFKALLLKKGSRSETSFRMSAAEMLRSTDPRFHRAHSLDSSFDSSSPTGESPCSSPGRSKRTPDDWLRNDGMFSTSPSLIGSKYGRSRTPPSAASSKYNARSRILSSPMTVICERDGELTDSEEPCPVPPSNMPLPISKDSNSTLCEQSSS from the exons AATGTGATAAACTGAGAAAAGACGGCTTCCGCAGCTCACAGTACTACTCACAGGGGCCCGCCTTCTCAGGCTCCACAAACTCCCAACATGAGGATGAGGATATCGAAGATGATGACGCTGATAAAAAG TCCACAGCATCTTCAGGAGATTACGAGAAAGACTCCTGCCAAATGAAAGCACAGAGTCCAGGGGAGTTGGAGGGGGTTGAGATTGATGGACAAATGTCACGGTCCAAAGCTCCACCCCTGCCCACTCCAGAAGAGAAGATGAGGCAGCAGGCTCGGGCTGTTCTCACAGATATTGTCCCCATCAATGTCACAG CGGTGAAAGGATGTGGAGGAGAGCTTCGGCCACAGTCCATGTTCATCCCTGGACAGTATTCGACACTTGGGCGAGTCATAAATGGGAATTCAACTCTCCGTCAATCTATAACAAAGGACTCTGGCTGCCAGACTGAGAATGTGAAAATCGTCCCACCCTCTGTGAGGAGAATACGGGCTCAGAAAGGCCAAGGAATTGCAGCTCAGATGGCTGGCATTTCCACCTCTGCCACAAACATCTCTTCTGCTTCTGATGGGAGCTCCCATGGAAATTCAATTGGTGTAATGGCTCCACAGTTTGGCAATGATATCCAACGTTTTCACAGCTTGCCACGAGGTGCACGAGTCTCTCTTAACACAGAGCACCTTTACAGTAGCACCCCTTCCAGGCAAGAAGACTCCACTGCAAAAGCAACTCAGCAGATTAGAAAATTACAAGTAGATGATACTGTGGTGCACATAAGGAATGCCCCCAGGGTATGCACCCAAGCACGGCCAAAATCTCAGGAGGTGAGAGGTACTCAAAGGGAGTGGGGATCTGTCTCGGGTCCAGCCTGTGTAGTTTCTCCACATGCAGCCTACTCAACCTCCTTTATACCAAATGCTACTCTGTCATGTTCTGCTGAGGTTATTGCACTTCACACCACATCAAGCCCTGGCCAGAGCCCACTTGCTGGGTCACCGTACACTAAAGCTAGAGCTCTTAGCATGGTCTCAACTGTCAACAGTGAGAGCACCAGTAGTGTGGGCACAGGATCACACACACCAGAAGCAGGCATGAAGGATACCTGCAGTGAGACTGGCCAGTCTGATAGCAGTTTACACAGCCACAGCACCCTTGCCGCAGGAACATTGTCTTCAGAAGAGCAATGGATTTATGACACTCCTGAGAATGTCTTGCCCAAAAGGACGCTATCTTCAAGCTGCTCAACACCCGTAAATCATCTCTATAGTAGCCTTGAACGCTCCTCAAAAGGCACGGACTCTAGTTCGCTCTACTCAGTGGACAATGATGGCTTCTACACTTCCATGCATCTGGATTCAGGCCTAAGGTCAAGGAGCCAGGGTAGCGGCCATTGTCATGGCATAGGAGGAAGAACGGCAAGACACAGTATGTATGAGTGCCTGGGTCAGCAAGAAGACCGAAACAGCTTGTACAGTGACCGTTCACTGTCACGTTCCATTTCTCTACGCAAGCCCAAGAAACCACCTCTTCCACCAGCACGCACAGACTCTCTACGACGAAAGCCTAAGAAAGCCAGTTCACCCACTGCCTGTATTGGACAGTCAGATATTAGCAATGGTACACTTCTCAATGAGTCATTGATTGCAACGCTCCAACAGTCACTTCAGAATGGGCTGAAAGGCAAAGGGTCCTCCACCTCACCGTCTCACAGTCCTTGTAGTGACTATGAGGACTCCTGGATGCTCCGTTCCAGGAGTCAGAGCAGCATCAGTGCAGGCAGCAGTGGTGTATCAGCTACAGGGATGGCTCATGTGTACTCCATTTGTCATGTCACACCTTCTCAAAGTGACACTAGTAGCCTCCGTTCTGATTATGCAGACTCCTGGGGCTACTACATGGAGTACCCTCGTCCATCTGAAGATCAGACACAGTCACCGTGCACCAATACACTTTCAGCTGGACAAGTGATTGAGATAGCAAATGCAAAAAGCCTCCACAATGGTAACCAGGCTAATCATCCTCCTGCTCAAGAAGgaagtaatgtgtgtgtgaagcCCAGAACAGGCACCTCATCACCAGATCGGGTACACCGGTTGACTTCTCCATCAAGTGGATACTCGAGTCAATCCAACACTCCAACAGCAGGCACTCCTGTTCCCTCCTTCATGAGATGCATGTCCCCATCAGGCAAGCCCAAACCCAGAGTGCCTGAAAGAAAATCATCCTTGCTTTCATCTGTATCCATATCATCTTCTTCCACTTCTCTTTCCTCCAACACCTCTGATTCCAACAGGAACAATGtacctcctccacctcctcttcCAGCTGGCCCTGTGGCTCTTGTACCTTTTAATCCTTCATCCTTTTCTCCTTCCCTTCCACCCTCCAGCCCTGTGTGCACTATAGACCAGAAATGTCCTCCTCCGTCACCTCCTTTACCCACAACCCCCCATCAACAAGCATCAATGAACCCTCCTTTCATCAATTCCTCCCCTGAATTTCCACCGCCTCCACCTCCAGAGGTGTTTACTGACCCTGTTTTGTCTAGCCTCAATAGTTCTTTCAgtcctccaccacctcctccaccaCCGCTGCCTTCTTTTTCTACCATCCCTGCTTATTCACCACCCCAAAATCAACACCTACCTAGCTTGACACCACCTACACCTTCCTCTGCTTGCTTAAAGGAAATGAAAGGTAGCCTAAAACCAGTGAACCTAGAAAGAAAACCAGTGTCCCCGCATTCTGAGGAGCCTAGTCAGATTGGCATGCCTCTCATCACCCCTTTTGCCCTTCAGAGTGTGCAGCTTCGGCCAGCAAAACGGCCTGAAAACAATGGAGTTAGCCAGTTAGCCAGACCCCAAACCCCAGAGAAGTCTCAAAAAACAGGGCACCCCACAGTTCCTCAGGGCATCCTTTGCATACCTCCAAATTTAAGGCCATCATCTCCACAGAAAAAACTCTCCATGCAGCACAGTCAGGGTAGCCATGTTGAAGCAAAACCTGACAGTGTAATATCACATTCTGAACAGACATCCTTCCTTACAAATGGTTCCATTGATCTTGATGAGGTTAAGGTCACAGCTGAAGTAGATGGTCTTGAGACTGCCCTGGCATCACCCGAGAAGAACACTACACCCAAGAAGAAGCCTCCTGTGGTCTCCAAAAAGCCCAAGTTTTCTCTCATCTTTTCCTCAGTGGATCATGTCAGTGAATTGCCGAGGTCTCAGAATGACGCTAACATCTCTACTACTACAGCTGAAAATCTGGACCCCACACCTGTGCCAGAACAGGAAGAAAAGACAACTGAGAAGGATAGCATTGACATTTCTGCACCTCCTAAGGAGATTTCTCCCACAGATAGTGTAACTCAAGAGTCCTCCCAGATTCCTCGTACCATCATTCCTGATGCAGACAAGGGCACCTCTGAAGAAGAGGGTGAAGAAAGAGATGATGAAGATGTAACCAGCAGCACAGGATCTTCTGGCTCTAAAGATGATGAAAGTG GTGAGGTGTTTGAGTCCAGCACATTGGACGTCTCTCAGTCTCCCAGCATCAACAGCGACAGCTGTGGGGACATGGTGACCCCCACACGGCCCCGCACCACAGAGGACCTCTTTGCTGTCATTCACAG GTCAAAGCGGAAGGTTCTAGGGCGCAAGGAATCTGAAGAGGACCGTTCACAAGGTCCTTTATCCCCATCAGTCACCCCTTCAGGAATAGCCCCCGCCTTAACGTCCCCTGTGCCACGGCAAACGGGCTCCATCCAGCGCAGCCTGCGCAAATCCTCGACCAGCAGCGACACCTTCAAGGCCCTCCTGCTAAAGAAAGGCAGTCGCTCTGAGACCAGCTTCCGCATGTCTGCTGCAGAGATGCTGCGCAGCACCGACCCCAGATTTCACAGGGCTCACTCCCTCGACTCCTCATTTGATTCATCATCTCCAACAGGTGAGAGTCCCTGCTCTTCACCGGGCCGGAGCAAGAGGACGCCCGACGACTGGCTGCGCAATGACGGAATGTTCTCAACGTCCCCATCGTTAATCGGTTCCAAGTACGGCCGATCTCGCACGCCACCCTCCGCCGCCAGCAGCAAGTATAACGCCCGCAGCCGGATCCTCAGCAGCCCCATGACTGTTATTTGCGAGAGGGATGGAGAACTCACAGACTCTGAAGAACCATGCCCTGTTCCTCCTTCAAACATGCCCCTTCCCATTTCTAAAGACTCTAACAGCACTTTATGTGAGCAGAGCAGCAGCTAA
- the LOC113062795 gene encoding NHS-like protein 1 isoform X2, whose translation MPTYAQHLSIVNVVDCCYQVRYANLCPCKMGNNPPSQLQTPSLEPAQTPGTRNECSIRRRLLAPKVYQRPESLWTPKPMLRVEGLRGDTLTRSQSCCKRNSLSCFPSVSNLDEEKKWTVHYTAPWHQQENVFLPGSRPACVEDLHRQAKVNLKTALRECDKLRKDGFRSSQYYSQGPAFSGSTNSQHEDEDIEDDDADKKSTASSGDYEKDSCQMKAQSPGELEGVEIDGQMSRSKAPPLPTPEEKMRQQARAVLTDIVPINVTGETFDRQASIRRSLINTDTLVRRPKKVKRRKTISGVPDSVQQELAVKGCGGELRPQSMFIPGQYSTLGRVINGNSTLRQSITKDSGCQTENVKIVPPSVRRIRAQKGQGIAAQMAGISTSATNISSASDGSSHGNSIGVMAPQFGNDIQRFHSLPRGARVSLNTEHLYSSTPSRQEDSTAKATQQIRKLQVDDTVVHIRNAPRVCTQARPKSQEVRGTQREWGSVSGPACVVSPHAAYSTSFIPNATLSCSAEVIALHTTSSPGQSPLAGSPYTKARALSMVSTVNSESTSSVGTGSHTPEAGMKDTCSETGQSDSSLHSHSTLAAGTLSSEEQWIYDTPENVLPKRTLSSSCSTPVNHLYSSLERSSKGTDSSSLYSVDNDGFYTSMHLDSGLRSRSQGSGHCHGIGGRTARHSMYECLGQQEDRNSLYSDRSLSRSISLRKPKKPPLPPARTDSLRRKPKKASSPTACIGQSDISNGTLLNESLIATLQQSLQNGLKGKGSSTSPSHSPCSDYEDSWMLRSRSQSSISAGSSGVSATGMAHVYSICHVTPSQSDTSSLRSDYADSWGYYMEYPRPSEDQTQSPCTNTLSAGQVIEIANAKSLHNGNQANHPPAQEGSNVCVKPRTGTSSPDRVHRLTSPSSGYSSQSNTPTAGTPVPSFMRCMSPSGKPKPRVPERKSSLLSSVSISSSSTSLSSNTSDSNRNNVPPPPPLPAGPVALVPFNPSSFSPSLPPSSPVCTIDQKCPPPSPPLPTTPHQQASMNPPFINSSPEFPPPPPPEVFTDPVLSSLNSSFSPPPPPPPPLPSFSTIPAYSPPQNQHLPSLTPPTPSSACLKEMKGSLKPVNLERKPVSPHSEEPSQIGMPLITPFALQSVQLRPAKRPENNGVSQLARPQTPEKSQKTGHPTVPQGILCIPPNLRPSSPQKKLSMQHSQGSHVEAKPDSVISHSEQTSFLTNGSIDLDEVKVTAEVDGLETALASPEKNTTPKKKPPVVSKKPKFSLIFSSVDHVSELPRSQNDANISTTTAENLDPTPVPEQEEKTTEKDSIDISAPPKEISPTDSVTQESSQIPRTIIPDADKGTSEEEGEERDDEDVTSSTGSSGSKDDESGEVFESSTLDVSQSPSINSDSCGDMVTPTRPRTTEDLFAVIHRSKRKVLGRKESEEDRSQGPLSPSVTPSGIAPALTSPVPRQTGSIQRSLRKSSTSSDTFKALLLKKGSRSETSFRMSAAEMLRSTDPRFHRAHSLDSSFDSSSPTGESPCSSPGRSKRTPDDWLRNDGMFSTSPSLIGSKYGRSRTPPSAASSKYNARSRILSSPMTVICERDGELTDSEEPCPVPPSNMPLPISKDSNSTLCEQSSS comes from the exons AATGTGATAAACTGAGAAAAGACGGCTTCCGCAGCTCACAGTACTACTCACAGGGGCCCGCCTTCTCAGGCTCCACAAACTCCCAACATGAGGATGAGGATATCGAAGATGATGACGCTGATAAAAAG TCCACAGCATCTTCAGGAGATTACGAGAAAGACTCCTGCCAAATGAAAGCACAGAGTCCAGGGGAGTTGGAGGGGGTTGAGATTGATGGACAAATGTCACGGTCCAAAGCTCCACCCCTGCCCACTCCAGAAGAGAAGATGAGGCAGCAGGCTCGGGCTGTTCTCACAGATATTGTCCCCATCAATGTCACAG GGGAGACGTTTGACAGGCAGGCCAGCATCCGCCGCTCCCTTATAAACACTGACACTCTGGTCCGTCGGCCCAAGAAGGTTAAGCGGAGAAAGACTATTTCAGGGGTGCCTGACAGCGTCCAACAGGAACTAG CGGTGAAAGGATGTGGAGGAGAGCTTCGGCCACAGTCCATGTTCATCCCTGGACAGTATTCGACACTTGGGCGAGTCATAAATGGGAATTCAACTCTCCGTCAATCTATAACAAAGGACTCTGGCTGCCAGACTGAGAATGTGAAAATCGTCCCACCCTCTGTGAGGAGAATACGGGCTCAGAAAGGCCAAGGAATTGCAGCTCAGATGGCTGGCATTTCCACCTCTGCCACAAACATCTCTTCTGCTTCTGATGGGAGCTCCCATGGAAATTCAATTGGTGTAATGGCTCCACAGTTTGGCAATGATATCCAACGTTTTCACAGCTTGCCACGAGGTGCACGAGTCTCTCTTAACACAGAGCACCTTTACAGTAGCACCCCTTCCAGGCAAGAAGACTCCACTGCAAAAGCAACTCAGCAGATTAGAAAATTACAAGTAGATGATACTGTGGTGCACATAAGGAATGCCCCCAGGGTATGCACCCAAGCACGGCCAAAATCTCAGGAGGTGAGAGGTACTCAAAGGGAGTGGGGATCTGTCTCGGGTCCAGCCTGTGTAGTTTCTCCACATGCAGCCTACTCAACCTCCTTTATACCAAATGCTACTCTGTCATGTTCTGCTGAGGTTATTGCACTTCACACCACATCAAGCCCTGGCCAGAGCCCACTTGCTGGGTCACCGTACACTAAAGCTAGAGCTCTTAGCATGGTCTCAACTGTCAACAGTGAGAGCACCAGTAGTGTGGGCACAGGATCACACACACCAGAAGCAGGCATGAAGGATACCTGCAGTGAGACTGGCCAGTCTGATAGCAGTTTACACAGCCACAGCACCCTTGCCGCAGGAACATTGTCTTCAGAAGAGCAATGGATTTATGACACTCCTGAGAATGTCTTGCCCAAAAGGACGCTATCTTCAAGCTGCTCAACACCCGTAAATCATCTCTATAGTAGCCTTGAACGCTCCTCAAAAGGCACGGACTCTAGTTCGCTCTACTCAGTGGACAATGATGGCTTCTACACTTCCATGCATCTGGATTCAGGCCTAAGGTCAAGGAGCCAGGGTAGCGGCCATTGTCATGGCATAGGAGGAAGAACGGCAAGACACAGTATGTATGAGTGCCTGGGTCAGCAAGAAGACCGAAACAGCTTGTACAGTGACCGTTCACTGTCACGTTCCATTTCTCTACGCAAGCCCAAGAAACCACCTCTTCCACCAGCACGCACAGACTCTCTACGACGAAAGCCTAAGAAAGCCAGTTCACCCACTGCCTGTATTGGACAGTCAGATATTAGCAATGGTACACTTCTCAATGAGTCATTGATTGCAACGCTCCAACAGTCACTTCAGAATGGGCTGAAAGGCAAAGGGTCCTCCACCTCACCGTCTCACAGTCCTTGTAGTGACTATGAGGACTCCTGGATGCTCCGTTCCAGGAGTCAGAGCAGCATCAGTGCAGGCAGCAGTGGTGTATCAGCTACAGGGATGGCTCATGTGTACTCCATTTGTCATGTCACACCTTCTCAAAGTGACACTAGTAGCCTCCGTTCTGATTATGCAGACTCCTGGGGCTACTACATGGAGTACCCTCGTCCATCTGAAGATCAGACACAGTCACCGTGCACCAATACACTTTCAGCTGGACAAGTGATTGAGATAGCAAATGCAAAAAGCCTCCACAATGGTAACCAGGCTAATCATCCTCCTGCTCAAGAAGgaagtaatgtgtgtgtgaagcCCAGAACAGGCACCTCATCACCAGATCGGGTACACCGGTTGACTTCTCCATCAAGTGGATACTCGAGTCAATCCAACACTCCAACAGCAGGCACTCCTGTTCCCTCCTTCATGAGATGCATGTCCCCATCAGGCAAGCCCAAACCCAGAGTGCCTGAAAGAAAATCATCCTTGCTTTCATCTGTATCCATATCATCTTCTTCCACTTCTCTTTCCTCCAACACCTCTGATTCCAACAGGAACAATGtacctcctccacctcctcttcCAGCTGGCCCTGTGGCTCTTGTACCTTTTAATCCTTCATCCTTTTCTCCTTCCCTTCCACCCTCCAGCCCTGTGTGCACTATAGACCAGAAATGTCCTCCTCCGTCACCTCCTTTACCCACAACCCCCCATCAACAAGCATCAATGAACCCTCCTTTCATCAATTCCTCCCCTGAATTTCCACCGCCTCCACCTCCAGAGGTGTTTACTGACCCTGTTTTGTCTAGCCTCAATAGTTCTTTCAgtcctccaccacctcctccaccaCCGCTGCCTTCTTTTTCTACCATCCCTGCTTATTCACCACCCCAAAATCAACACCTACCTAGCTTGACACCACCTACACCTTCCTCTGCTTGCTTAAAGGAAATGAAAGGTAGCCTAAAACCAGTGAACCTAGAAAGAAAACCAGTGTCCCCGCATTCTGAGGAGCCTAGTCAGATTGGCATGCCTCTCATCACCCCTTTTGCCCTTCAGAGTGTGCAGCTTCGGCCAGCAAAACGGCCTGAAAACAATGGAGTTAGCCAGTTAGCCAGACCCCAAACCCCAGAGAAGTCTCAAAAAACAGGGCACCCCACAGTTCCTCAGGGCATCCTTTGCATACCTCCAAATTTAAGGCCATCATCTCCACAGAAAAAACTCTCCATGCAGCACAGTCAGGGTAGCCATGTTGAAGCAAAACCTGACAGTGTAATATCACATTCTGAACAGACATCCTTCCTTACAAATGGTTCCATTGATCTTGATGAGGTTAAGGTCACAGCTGAAGTAGATGGTCTTGAGACTGCCCTGGCATCACCCGAGAAGAACACTACACCCAAGAAGAAGCCTCCTGTGGTCTCCAAAAAGCCCAAGTTTTCTCTCATCTTTTCCTCAGTGGATCATGTCAGTGAATTGCCGAGGTCTCAGAATGACGCTAACATCTCTACTACTACAGCTGAAAATCTGGACCCCACACCTGTGCCAGAACAGGAAGAAAAGACAACTGAGAAGGATAGCATTGACATTTCTGCACCTCCTAAGGAGATTTCTCCCACAGATAGTGTAACTCAAGAGTCCTCCCAGATTCCTCGTACCATCATTCCTGATGCAGACAAGGGCACCTCTGAAGAAGAGGGTGAAGAAAGAGATGATGAAGATGTAACCAGCAGCACAGGATCTTCTGGCTCTAAAGATGATGAAAGTG GTGAGGTGTTTGAGTCCAGCACATTGGACGTCTCTCAGTCTCCCAGCATCAACAGCGACAGCTGTGGGGACATGGTGACCCCCACACGGCCCCGCACCACAGAGGACCTCTTTGCTGTCATTCACAG GTCAAAGCGGAAGGTTCTAGGGCGCAAGGAATCTGAAGAGGACCGTTCACAAGGTCCTTTATCCCCATCAGTCACCCCTTCAGGAATAGCCCCCGCCTTAACGTCCCCTGTGCCACGGCAAACGGGCTCCATCCAGCGCAGCCTGCGCAAATCCTCGACCAGCAGCGACACCTTCAAGGCCCTCCTGCTAAAGAAAGGCAGTCGCTCTGAGACCAGCTTCCGCATGTCTGCTGCAGAGATGCTGCGCAGCACCGACCCCAGATTTCACAGGGCTCACTCCCTCGACTCCTCATTTGATTCATCATCTCCAACAGGTGAGAGTCCCTGCTCTTCACCGGGCCGGAGCAAGAGGACGCCCGACGACTGGCTGCGCAATGACGGAATGTTCTCAACGTCCCCATCGTTAATCGGTTCCAAGTACGGCCGATCTCGCACGCCACCCTCCGCCGCCAGCAGCAAGTATAACGCCCGCAGCCGGATCCTCAGCAGCCCCATGACTGTTATTTGCGAGAGGGATGGAGAACTCACAGACTCTGAAGAACCATGCCCTGTTCCTCCTTCAAACATGCCCCTTCCCATTTCTAAAGACTCTAACAGCACTTTATGTGAGCAGAGCAGCAGCTAA